The following proteins are co-located in the Gigantopelta aegis isolate Gae_Host chromosome 5, Gae_host_genome, whole genome shotgun sequence genome:
- the LOC121372859 gene encoding zinc finger protein 347-like has product MFISVDVNQMKTINVLCLKNMSNSDSRCVECEVSSKHCENIPDHEKQTTYSCDKPFKCGICLKCFSHKCHIMQHMRIHTGERSYQCEVCWKSCHRNKDLKQHMLIHTGALKFKCEVCAKCFSRNTNLKQHMSVHTGVRNFKCEVCAKCFSRNTHLKEHMLVHTGVTNFKCEVCAKCFSSNPNLKQHMLVHTGVKTFKCEVCAKRFSQNTNLKQHMLVHTGVKNFKCEVCAKCFSYNTDVKKHMLVHTGVRNFECEVCAKCFSSNPNLKQHMLVHTGVKTFKCEVCAKRFSQNTNLKQHMLVHTGVKNFKCEVCAKCFSYNTDVKKHMLVHTGVRNFECEVCAKCFSSNCNLKRHMLVHTGVKNFKCEVCAKCFSQNTDVKKHMLVHTGVRNFKCEVCAKCFSHNTHLKRHMLIHTDNKPLTVIS; this is encoded by the coding sequence ATGTTCATTTCAGTTGATGTTAATCAGATGAAAACGATAAATGTCCTCTGTCTAAAAAATATGTCTAACAGCGACAGTAGATGTGTCGAATGTGAGGTCTCGTCAAAACATTGTGAAAACATCCCTGATcacgaaaaacaaacaacatattcTTGTGACAAGCCTTTCAAATGTGGGATATGTTTAAAGTGTTTCTCTCACAAGTGTCACATTATGCAGCATATGAGGATCCACACTGGTGAACGATCATATCAGTGTGAGGTGTGTTGGAAGAGTTGTCATCGGAATAAGGACTTGAAACAGCATATGCTGATTCACACTGGAGCTCTGAAATTCAAatgtgaggtgtgtgcaaaatgCTTCTCACGTAATACTaacttaaaacaacatatgtcggttcacactggtgttaggaatttcaaatgtgaagtatgtgcaaaatgtttctcacgCAATACGCACTTGAAAGAACATATGttggttcacactggtgttacgaatttcaaatgtgaggtatgtgcaaaatgtttctcaagTAATCCtaacttgaaacaacatatgttggttcacactggtgttaagactttcaaatgtgaggtatgtGCAAAACGCTTCTCACAAAATACTaacttaaaacaacacatgttggttcacactggtgttaagaatttcaaatgtgaggtatgtgcaaaatgtttctcataTAACACAGACGTGAAGAAACATATGTTGGTTCACACTGGAGTTAGGAATTTCGAATGTgaggtatgtgcaaaatgtttctcaagTAATCCtaacttgaaacaacatatgttggttcacactggtgttaagactttcaaatgtgaggtatgtGCAAAACGCTTCTCACAAAATACTaacttaaaacaacacatgttggttcacactggtgttaagaatttcaaatgtgaggtatgtgcaaaatgtttctcataTAACACAGACGTGAAGAAACATATGTTGGTTCACACTGGAGTTAGGAATTTCGAATGTgaggtatgtgcaaaatgtttctcaagTAATTGTAACTTGAAACGACACATGttggttcacactggtgttaagaatttcaaatgtgaggtatgtgcaaaatgtttctcacaaaACACAGACGTGAAGAAACATATGTTGGTTCACACTGGAGTTAggaatttcaaatgtgaggtatgtgcaaaatgtttctctcACAATACCCACTTGAAACGTCATATGTTGATTCACACAGATAATAAACCTCTAACGGTTATCAGCTGA